One window of Silene latifolia isolate original U9 population unplaced genomic scaffold, ASM4854445v1 scaffold_88, whole genome shotgun sequence genomic DNA carries:
- the LOC141640517 gene encoding uncharacterized protein LOC141640517 yields MRLDEATLDKTRIGYARIMVEFNIGQDFPDKIYFKDETGAEVCVCVEYEWKPVVCGSCRGVGHTKEDCRKKVAAPRIIQISRQEHVVASHLSPGKTYLEVVSPPKDKEKSVIEEPEGSGTEHFNGHHWEGVNNNIHHPGGRFWIIWIPQIINVQLITSSDQHITVDVTEIGTGDSFKYNVVYGSNSDIERQRLWAQLNHIKDNNDKAWCLCGDFNSLLNFNERLGSEVLWSEIRDFRQCVEYCGMTDIQAYGSYFTWNNKHSPSTRVFSRIDRCLINIEWSYLYPVSTAFFMNGGIFDHCPCICQRRNTEHKRRPFFKYFNMWSMDPLFTNIIIQEWRKPIAGVRMFQVVSKLKALRKPLKSLNKNKFTDIEKSTEIAKLLLDDLQSQMHSNPHDQNLSKASASYLHQKAKVDWNLGGDENSRYFHSKIKARQIHNKVFQIVDASGSIHQDPQAIEKAFLDYYSHLLGSSSNTVKVHKPTVRTGNCITEHHVNILLRPVTNEEIKLCLFSIPAPKVLVPMATPVSF; encoded by the exons ATGAGACTTGATGAAGCAACCCTTGATAAGACTAGAATTGGCTATGCCAGAATTATGGTGGAGTTTAATATTGGACAAGATTTCCCTGATAAAATTTACTTCAAGGATGAAACTGGAGCTGAAGTATGTGTGTGTGTagaatatgaatggaaacctgTGGTGTGTGGATCTTGCAGAGGAGTTGGCCATACCAAGGAGGATTGTAGGAAGAAGGTTGCTGCCCCAAGGATAATCCAG ATCTCTAGGCAGGAGCATGTAGTAGCCTCACATCTTAGCCCTGGGAAAACTTATTTAGAGGTTGTTTCACCTCCAAAGGATAAAGAAAAGAGTGTGATAGAAGAGCCAGAGGGAAGTGGCACTGAGCATTTTAATG GACATCATTGGGAAGGTGTCAACAATAATATACATCATCCCGGGGGTCGTTTTTGGATTATTTGGATACCACAGATCATCAATGTTCAGCTCATTACTAGCTCTGATCAACATATTACTGTTGATGTCACTGAGATTGGTACTGGGGATAGTTTCAAATATAATGTGGTGTATGGCTCTAATTCTGATATTGAAAGACAGAGACTTTGGGCACAGCTTAATCATATTAAAGATAATAATGATAAGGCTTGGTGTCTTTGTGGAGACTTTAACTCCTTGCTTAATTTTAATGAAAGATTGGGTAGTGAGGTCCTTTGGTCTGAGATTAGAGACTTTAGGCAATGTGTTGAATACTGTGGGATGACTGATATTCAAGCCTATGGTTCTTACTTCACTTGGAACAATAAGCACTCTCCTTCTACTCGAGTTTTCTCTAGAATTGACAGATGCCTCATCAACATTGAGTGGTCTTACCTTTATCCTGTTAGCACTGCTTTTTTCATGAATGGAGGTATTTTTGATCACTGCCCCTGCATTTGTCAACGTAGAAATACTGAGCATAAGAGAAGACCCTTTTTTAAGTATTTCAACATGTGGAGCATGGACCCTTTATTCACTAATATCATCATCCAGGAATGGAGGAAGCCTATAGCAGGGGTTAGAATGTTCCAAGTTGTTTCTAAACTCAAAGCTTTAAGGAAGCCCCTGAAATCTCTGAACAAAAACAAGTTTACTGATATTGAAAAGAGTACTGAGATTGCTAAACTTCTTCTAGATGACCTTCAGTCTCAGATGCACTCTAACCCTCATGATCA AAACCTGAGCAAAGCCTCAGCTAGTTATCTGCATCAGAAAGCTAAGGTGGATTGGAATCTGGGGGGTGATGAGAATTCAAGATATTTTCATAGTAAAATCAAAGCTAGACAGATTCATAATAAGGTCTTccaaatagttgatgcttctggtTCCATACATCAGGACCCTCAAGCTATTGAGAAGGCTTTCTTGGATTACTATTCTCACCTTCTAGGATCCTCTAGCAATACTGTTAAGGTCCATAAACCTACTGTTAGAACTGGCAATTGCATTACTGAGCACCATGTCAATATATTACTCAGGCCTGTCACCAATGAGGAGATTAAACTCTGCCTATTCTCTATTCCCGCTCCAAAAGTCCTGGTCCCGATGGCTACACCAGTCAGTTTTTAA